Proteins encoded within one genomic window of Halobacteroides halobius DSM 5150:
- a CDS encoding DUF3793 family protein, with the protein MKRAKQCQTDISYFRENCDCLLRRIGATIMGVKPAELRSINQEQSSWQRCKETLLKYNQLEIIEIDIVNGRQKVLFYHTHALEEQLQNKNILKFLKNIGYPKQYSLNKYLERLKKRLQGAEFPHEIGVFFGYPLKDVLGFMGYADLEVTHRGEWKYYGNKKVSLLKQKEFDRAREKFNARLNKIELVEEFHKVI; encoded by the coding sequence ATGAAAAGGGCCAAGCAATGCCAGACAGATATAAGTTATTTTAGAGAGAATTGCGATTGTCTATTAAGAAGGATCGGTGCTACTATTATGGGGGTTAAGCCTGCTGAATTAAGGAGTATAAACCAAGAACAAAGTTCTTGGCAGAGATGTAAAGAGACTCTTCTAAAGTATAATCAGCTAGAAATTATAGAAATAGATATAGTTAATGGTAGGCAAAAAGTCCTTTTCTATCATACTCATGCTTTAGAAGAACAATTACAAAATAAAAATATACTTAAATTTCTTAAAAATATAGGATATCCTAAGCAGTATAGTTTAAATAAATATTTAGAAAGATTAAAGAAGAGGTTACAAGGGGCTGAATTTCCTCATGAAATAGGTGTTTTCTTTGGTTATCCTCTAAAAGATGTTCTAGGGTTTATGGGCTATGCTGATTTAGAGGTTACTCATAGAGGTGAATGGAAGTATTATGGTAATAAAAAAGTTTCTTTATTAAAACAGAAGGAATTTGATAGGGCAAGAGAAAAATTTAATGCTAGGTTAAATAAAATAGAACTGGTTGAAGAATTCCATAAAGTGATATAA